One Peterkaempfera bronchialis DNA window includes the following coding sequences:
- a CDS encoding MarR family winged helix-turn-helix transcriptional regulator yields the protein MAIADDAAEVRAQGWRTLAALHGLIEDALEKALQRTHGLSVVEYTVLDALARQDGWHMRMQQLARAVVLSQSATTRLVTRLESRGLLGRYLCDTDRRGIYTEVTEAGRALLDTARPTHDDALARALAEAAELPELAPLVAALATLPKPPAAAR from the coding sequence ATGGCCATCGCCGACGACGCCGCCGAGGTCCGGGCCCAGGGTTGGCGCACCCTCGCCGCACTGCACGGCCTGATCGAGGACGCCCTGGAGAAGGCCCTGCAACGCACCCACGGCCTCTCCGTCGTGGAGTACACCGTGCTGGACGCGCTGGCCCGGCAGGACGGCTGGCATATGCGCATGCAGCAGCTCGCCCGCGCCGTGGTGCTCAGCCAGAGTGCGACCACCCGCCTGGTCACCCGGCTGGAGAGCCGGGGCCTGCTCGGCCGCTACCTCTGCGACACCGACCGGCGCGGCATCTACACCGAGGTCACCGAGGCCGGCCGCGCCCTGCTGGACACCGCCCGGCCCACCCACGACGACGCCCTCGCCCGGGCCCTCGCCGAGGCCGCCGAACTCCCCGAGCTCGCCCCCCTGGTGGCCGCCCTGGCCACCCTGCCCAAGCCCCCCGCCGCCGCGCGCTGA
- a CDS encoding acyl-CoA dehydrogenase family protein produces the protein MPQTHEVTNQVPDPYGHDVAAEPALLEAVRREGAGWAEPELRELGVLAGSEQAAEWARLANENRPVLRTHDRYGHRIDEVEFHPYWHELMRTAVGHGLHAAPWQERQPGAHLARAAKFHVWSQVEAGHTCPISMTYAAVPALRAAPELADRLEPLLASRTYDFGLREPHTKRGLIAGMSMTEKQGGSDVRTNTTRAVPGPDGMYRLTGHKWFTSAPMSDVFLTLAQAPGGLSCFLLPRVLPDGSRNRIHLQRLKDKLGNHSNASAEIEYDEAAGWLVGEEGRGVATIIEMVAMTRLDCTIAAAAAMRYGVVRAVHHATHRRAFGKALVDQPLMRNVLADLAVESEAATTVAMRLAGATDRAAAGDEGEALLRRLALAVSKYWVCKRGPAHAAEAMECLGGNGYVEESGMPRLYREAPLVSIWEGSGNVAALDALRAMARRPATVDAFFAEVGQAGGADRRLDAAVMALRKELADLSDLEYRTRRLVESMALVLQGSLLVRHGHPAVADAFCASRLGGGLGGAFGTLPPGVDTAAVLDRARPVAA, from the coding sequence ATGCCGCAGACACATGAGGTCACCAACCAGGTCCCGGACCCATACGGCCATGACGTCGCCGCCGAACCGGCGCTGCTGGAGGCGGTCCGCCGGGAGGGCGCCGGCTGGGCCGAGCCGGAGCTGCGCGAACTCGGCGTCCTGGCCGGGTCCGAGCAGGCCGCCGAGTGGGCGCGGCTCGCCAATGAGAACCGGCCGGTGCTGCGCACCCACGACCGGTACGGGCACCGGATCGACGAGGTCGAGTTCCACCCGTACTGGCACGAGCTGATGCGCACCGCCGTCGGGCACGGCCTGCACGCCGCGCCCTGGCAGGAGCGGCAGCCGGGCGCGCACCTCGCCCGCGCCGCCAAGTTCCACGTCTGGAGCCAGGTCGAGGCGGGCCACACCTGCCCGATCTCCATGACCTACGCCGCCGTGCCCGCGCTGCGCGCCGCTCCGGAGCTGGCCGACCGGCTGGAACCGCTGCTGGCCTCCCGTACCTATGACTTCGGGCTGCGCGAGCCGCACACCAAGCGCGGCCTGATCGCCGGTATGTCGATGACCGAGAAGCAGGGCGGCTCCGACGTCCGTACCAACACCACCCGGGCGGTGCCCGGCCCCGACGGCATGTACCGCCTCACCGGGCACAAGTGGTTCACCTCCGCGCCGATGTCGGACGTCTTCCTGACGCTCGCCCAGGCGCCGGGCGGACTCTCCTGCTTTCTGCTGCCCCGGGTGCTGCCGGACGGCTCCCGCAACCGCATCCACCTCCAGCGGCTCAAGGACAAGCTGGGCAACCACTCCAACGCCTCTGCCGAGATCGAGTACGACGAGGCGGCGGGGTGGCTGGTCGGCGAGGAGGGCCGGGGGGTGGCGACCATCATCGAGATGGTCGCCATGACCCGGCTGGACTGCACCATCGCCGCCGCCGCCGCGATGCGGTACGGGGTGGTCCGGGCGGTGCACCATGCCACCCATCGGCGGGCGTTCGGCAAGGCGCTGGTGGACCAGCCGCTGATGCGCAATGTGCTGGCCGACCTGGCCGTGGAGTCGGAGGCGGCGACCACGGTGGCCATGCGGCTGGCCGGGGCCACCGACCGGGCGGCGGCCGGCGACGAGGGCGAGGCGCTGCTGCGGCGGCTGGCGCTGGCCGTCTCCAAGTACTGGGTGTGCAAACGCGGCCCGGCGCATGCCGCCGAGGCCATGGAGTGCCTGGGCGGCAACGGCTATGTCGAGGAGTCGGGCATGCCCCGGCTCTACCGGGAGGCGCCGCTGGTGTCGATCTGGGAGGGGTCCGGCAATGTCGCCGCGCTGGACGCGCTGCGCGCCATGGCCCGCCGCCCGGCCACCGTGGACGCCTTCTTCGCCGAGGTCGGGCAGGCCGGCGGCGCCGACCGGCGGCTGGACGCGGCCGTCATGGCGCTCCGGAAGGAACTGGCCGACCTCTCCGACCTCGAGTACCGCACCCGCCGCCTGGTGGAGTCGATGGCGCTGGTGCTCCAGGGGTCGCTGCTGGTGCGGCACGGCCACCCGGCGGTGGCCGACGCCTTCTGCGCGTCCCGGCTGGGCGGCGGCCTCGGCGGCGCTTTCGGCACCCTGCCGCCGGGCGTGGACACCGCCGCCGTCCTGGACCGCGCCCGCCCGGTGGCCGCATAA
- a CDS encoding TetR/AcrR family transcriptional regulator yields the protein MPYRRTPAVQARLDDRREAVLLAAVELLAERGYAGCSVAAVAERAGIATGSVYQHFTGKAQLAVELFRTVVRGEVAAVTAAAARPALEPQQRVTAVVETFAARALKAPRLAYALLAEPVDPAVDTERLVFRRAFRDVIAVQVAAGVAGGALPAQDPELTAAALVGAVAEALVGPLAAGAAPADLVPALRSFTLRALGGHDAADT from the coding sequence ATGCCCTATCGCCGCACCCCCGCCGTCCAGGCCCGGCTCGACGACCGGCGCGAGGCCGTGCTGCTCGCCGCCGTGGAGCTGCTGGCCGAGCGCGGCTACGCCGGGTGCTCGGTGGCGGCGGTGGCGGAGCGGGCCGGGATCGCCACCGGCAGCGTGTACCAGCACTTCACCGGCAAGGCGCAGCTCGCCGTGGAGCTGTTCCGCACCGTGGTCCGCGGCGAGGTGGCGGCGGTCACCGCCGCCGCTGCCCGCCCGGCGCTGGAGCCGCAGCAGCGGGTCACCGCCGTGGTGGAGACCTTCGCCGCCCGCGCCCTCAAGGCCCCCCGGCTCGCCTACGCCCTGCTGGCCGAACCCGTGGACCCGGCCGTCGACACCGAGCGGTTGGTCTTCCGGCGGGCCTTCCGCGATGTGATCGCCGTCCAGGTGGCCGCCGGAGTCGCCGGTGGCGCGCTGCCCGCCCAGGACCCGGAGCTGACCGCCGCCGCACTGGTCGGCGCGGTCGCCGAGGCGCTGGTGGGCCCGCTCGCCGCCGGGGCCGCCCCGGCCGACCTGGTCCCCGCCCTGCGCTCCTTCACCCTGCGTGCCCTGGGAGGACACGATGCCGCAGACACATGA